In Scatophagus argus isolate fScaArg1 chromosome 5, fScaArg1.pri, whole genome shotgun sequence, a genomic segment contains:
- the txndc17 gene encoding thioredoxin domain-containing protein 17: MAHYEEVNVRGYDEFCQAVSERKGKDIFAYFSGNKDAQGKSWCPDCVKAEPVVRGELNHLPEGSVFIYCQVGERAYWKDQNNDFKKTLKLSGVPTLLRYGTPQKLVEEECFKAELVRMMFTED; this comes from the exons ATGGCCCATTACGAGGAAGTAAATGTGCGTGGGTATGATGAATTCTGTCAGGCTGTGtctgaaaggaaaggaaaggacaTTTTTGCTTATTTCTCTGGTAATAAAGACGCCCAAGGAAAGAGCTGGTGTCCAGACTGTGTGAAAG CTGAACCAGTTGTAAGAGGCGAGCTGAATCATCTTCCTGAGGGCTCTGTCTTCATCTACTGTCAAGTTGGAGAAAGGGCCTA CTGGAAGGATCAAAATAATGACTTCAAGAAGACGCTGAAGTTGAGTGGAGTTCCCACCCTGCTGCGATACGGCACG CCTCAGAAGTTGGTGGAGGAGGAATGCTTCAAAGCAGAACTGGTGAGGATGATGTTCACTGAGGACTGA